In the Desulfuromonas sp. genome, one interval contains:
- a CDS encoding putative manganese-dependent inorganic diphosphatase, which produces MRSETVYVVGHRNPDTDSICSAMAYARLRQRQGAEHVRPARAGNLNRQTEFVLGELSLPVPPLLVDVHPRVRDVITEHVVTIPAGAPLSLAMELFHLHDIRQLPVVDDDARPVGLLVLKRMTEFVLVPRRQDEIRRVLASPRSIRACLQARAPIEHEPEAVEELNLYVGAMASGTFRQKIQGRDPRSMVLLTGDRENIQREAVEIGVRVLVVTGGLPVSEEILETARQRGVTVLTTPFDTATSAWLTRLATPVGKLVKNDFIAVGLGERVDDLRLKLLHGTDPGAIVLDGDGRVAGIATKSNLLAPSPVKLILVDHNELSQAVPGADKVEILEVVDHHRLGNFHTDQPIRFINQPLGSTCTVVATLYRAAGIDPEPAVAGLLLAGLLSDTVILKSPTTGELDRETARWLGELSGYDPEEFGRRLFQAGSALAAYPSRRDLVLSDFKEFAAGQTPFGVGQVEVVSFGEFLELKDEIEAALAAVKEEKRLAAAALLVTDIVQETSLLLALGSKELPYVIGYPQVGESLYELKGVLSRKKQLVPHLLKVLKG; this is translated from the coding sequence ATGCGCAGCGAAACCGTCTATGTCGTCGGGCACCGCAACCCCGATACCGATTCGATCTGCTCCGCCATGGCCTACGCCCGGCTGCGACAGCGCCAGGGGGCGGAACATGTCCGCCCGGCCCGGGCGGGGAATCTGAACCGGCAGACCGAATTCGTCCTCGGCGAGCTCTCCCTGCCGGTTCCACCGCTCCTGGTCGACGTCCATCCCCGGGTGCGGGACGTGATCACCGAACACGTGGTGACGATCCCGGCCGGCGCCCCACTCTCGTTGGCCATGGAGCTCTTCCACCTCCATGACATCCGCCAGCTGCCCGTGGTCGATGACGACGCTCGCCCGGTCGGCCTCCTCGTCCTGAAGCGGATGACCGAGTTCGTCCTCGTCCCGCGACGCCAGGACGAGATCCGCAGGGTGCTGGCCTCTCCCCGCTCCATCCGGGCCTGCCTTCAGGCCCGGGCCCCGATCGAGCACGAGCCCGAAGCCGTGGAAGAGCTCAATCTCTACGTCGGCGCGATGGCTTCCGGCACTTTCCGCCAAAAAATCCAGGGACGCGATCCGCGCTCCATGGTCCTGCTCACCGGCGACCGGGAGAATATCCAGCGCGAGGCGGTCGAAATCGGAGTACGGGTCCTGGTCGTCACCGGCGGCCTTCCGGTCTCCGAAGAGATTCTGGAGACGGCCCGGCAGCGAGGGGTGACCGTCCTCACGACCCCCTTCGACACGGCGACGAGCGCCTGGCTGACCCGGCTCGCCACCCCGGTGGGAAAGCTCGTAAAAAACGACTTTATCGCCGTCGGTCTCGGCGAGCGGGTCGACGACCTGCGCCTCAAGCTGCTCCACGGGACCGACCCCGGGGCGATCGTCCTCGACGGCGACGGCCGGGTCGCCGGGATCGCCACCAAGAGCAACCTGCTGGCCCCCTCCCCCGTCAAGCTGATCCTGGTCGACCACAACGAGCTCTCCCAGGCCGTCCCCGGCGCCGACAAGGTGGAGATCCTCGAGGTCGTCGACCACCACCGTCTCGGCAACTTCCACACCGACCAGCCGATCCGTTTCATCAACCAGCCCCTCGGCAGCACCTGCACCGTCGTGGCGACCCTCTACCGCGCCGCCGGAATCGACCCCGAGCCGGCTGTCGCCGGGCTGCTGCTGGCCGGGCTCCTCTCCGACACGGTGATCCTCAAGTCGCCGACCACGGGCGAGCTCGACCGCGAGACGGCCCGCTGGCTCGGGGAGTTGTCCGGCTACGACCCGGAGGAGTTCGGCCGGCGCCTCTTCCAGGCCGGCAGCGCCCTGGCCGCCTACCCCTCCCGACGCGACCTGGTCCTCTCCGACTTCAAGGAGTTCGCCGCGGGACAGACCCCCTTCGGGGTCGGACAGGTCGAGGTGGTCAGCTTCGGGGAGTTTCTCGAACTGAAGGACGAGATCGAGGCGGCCCTGGCCGCGGTGAAAGAGGAGAAGCGCCTCGCCGCCGCCGCCCTGCTGGTCACCGACATCGTCCAGGAGACGAGCCTGCTCCTCGCCCTCGGCAGCAAGGAGCTGCCTTACGTCATCGGCTACCCCCAGGTCGGCGAGAGCCTCTACGAGCTGAAGGGGGTCCTGTCGCGCAAGAAACAGCTCGTGCCCCACCTGCTGAAGGTCCTCAAGGGGTGA
- a CDS encoding DUF502 domain-containing protein encodes MVRFVGRNILTGVVTILPVVLTLYILYWLAVSAESVLGGMIRWILPEGLYWPGMGLAAGLAVVFVVGLLMHTDMVQRIFARGEELFYHMPIVKSVYRAIRDFIDYFSPAAKAEFKQVVAVTIGKTGMEVIGFVTQPVPERLPEDFRGEDSVLVYLPLSYMIGGYAVLTPRSAVRPVNMTLEEAMRFTLTAGVTAKQAPPGVTP; translated from the coding sequence ATGGTGCGATTTGTCGGCAGAAACATTCTGACCGGGGTGGTAACCATCCTGCCGGTCGTCCTCACCCTCTACATCCTTTACTGGCTGGCGGTGTCGGCGGAGTCGGTGCTGGGGGGCATGATCCGGTGGATCCTTCCGGAGGGGTTGTACTGGCCGGGGATGGGGCTGGCGGCCGGACTGGCCGTGGTCTTCGTGGTGGGGCTGCTGATGCACACCGACATGGTCCAGCGGATCTTCGCCCGGGGCGAGGAGCTCTTTTACCACATGCCGATCGTCAAGTCGGTGTACCGGGCGATCCGCGACTTCATCGATTACTTTTCCCCGGCGGCCAAGGCGGAATTCAAGCAGGTCGTGGCGGTGACCATCGGCAAGACCGGCATGGAGGTGATCGGCTTCGTGACCCAGCCGGTTCCGGAGCGGCTGCCGGAGGATTTCCGGGGGGAAGACAGCGTCCTGGTCTACCTCCCCTTGAGCTACATGATCGGCGGATACGCGGTCTTGACTCCCCGCAGCGCGGTGCGCCCCGTGAACATGACCCTGGAGGAGGCAATGCGCTTCACTCTGACAGCCGGCGTGACCGCCAAGCAGGCGCCTCCGGGCGTCACCCCTTGA